In Brachypodium distachyon strain Bd21 chromosome 5, Brachypodium_distachyon_v3.0, whole genome shotgun sequence, the genomic window GTCAAATCAGGAAAGAATTGTCGGCCAGTAACGCAGCTAATCTATAATTAATCAGTGAGGAATCGATACGGGTCGGCATCAGTACCCGATGGCAGCACAGACGACTTCCTGTGCCGGTGTGCCCCCCACGCCGCATACGATCGATGTTATATGTCTGCAACTATGCTTAAATGGAGTAGTACTGTAATAGATTTGGTAAGAGTTCTAGAAGACGCTTACATATGCGGTGACTGGAAAGTAGATAAAGCAAGACTTCTCAGCCGGGAAGCTTGATCGCGAAGATGCGAAGTGCTACCGTTTATAACGCATCCTTTGTGAAAGAGCTAACTCTCATCTCGTATCGTAGGTACGTAGATCCAACTGTTGCCTCGATGGTGCTTCGTCACTGCCAAACCAAACTGGTCGCTACTTGCACTCACTCATGCAGGTATACCTCAGCTAGTGTTGACGTATAAGCCGTTTCTGATTACTCTGTGACAGTGGTATTTCTGTGTTTAAATAAGACAGTCCATGATGTACTGATCACAGTATGCTACTTCCAAATAAATCTATTCAAattcacgtcagttaattcacTTCTCTTATACAAGTCCATTCAGTGAGCATATATCTCGCTGAATTCCACTAAATTATTGACCGCGGGCACTGGATCCGAACATCGATTATCCTATCGTGTCGACGTCAGGCAATGGATCCAAACATCGTGTCGACGTCAGGAAATTTGTTGCCGTTTCGGGAACTCGACGGTCGACGCCCGGTTTTCGAGATCCAAAGAAGCATCCGGAACAAATCAGCCCCCGCATGGTCGTGTGGAGCCTGCCCTGCCAGGCGTCGACCACACGAGCAACCCTCCACGCACAGAATGGCAAGACTGACAGAAGTGCAGAACAATCACGACCTGACTCCACTAATCTCCGCCCACTGACGGACTGACCTGTGAGGCCGTGACCATCGTCAAAACCAGCAGCGCCAGCCCACAGGTGCCAAAACGCGGCAAGGATCCAGTCCGCGCCTTCGAGGTTCGAGCTAGCGCGCACGAAGCCTCGCGTTCCCGTCATGCAACCGCCTCGCGCGGCGGCAGCTGACACGCGCGCGCAGCCCTGgcgccgcgcgcggcggccacgtcTGTCAACCCCGGCCCCTCTGGTCGCCCGACAAATCCACTTGGATGCGCTGAGAGCCTGAGAGAGATGCATGCAGCGGCGTTCCGTGCTACTACTAGCAGTGCCGCATGAGCGCCCCAATGCCTGTGGTACTCTACTGCGACGTTCTCCCCCATGCGTTTTCTGCCCACACAGTGCTGCAGTGCAGGCAGAGATTTCTAGCGAACGCTGGCCGCGTACTATACTCCGATTCTTTTCTTCTGTAAAGTGATGACCCGAGCAGAAACGTCTCCGGTGATTCTGCGTGGCGAACGCGCCCGGCGCCAGGCACGAAAGGAGGATGGCCGAGGCATCGTGTACTAGAGTAGCTAGTGTCTGCGAAGCGTGCACGGACAGGCGGACAGCTGCATGGTCCGGGACGTCCGGCCGACATGGCGACACAGACCGACCGCTGCGTCGGTGCCGCAGGGACGGAACTTCATTCCCGTGCCAGCTGCACCGAGCGATCCAGCAGCGGGGCTCTGAAGTCTAGGACAGGCACGGTACGTGCAGCGACCTCCGAGGGCGTCCGGCGTCCCATCAACTGTCTCCAAGCATTTGGCGACCGCGCGGCACGGTCATCCACATTTGCAGTACTCCGTTTTGTCCTGATTCCACGTCCCGTTTGATTAAAGttgcgtacgtacgtaggtGGATCAGTGAGGGTCACGACTTGCGAAACGCGACGGATGGGGCCGAGCCAGGAGACAGAGGGGCCGTTCCCGTTTGATGATTTCCAGTGTGCTGCTCTGCACAGCAGCATGGGGCGAGGAGCCTGGGTGACCTTATCCGGCTACGACGTCGGGGAAAACGACACCCTGCCGTGCCATAATCGGTTACTATCCATGTAGCTACACTCGGGCCTGTAGTACAATCGATGGTCAATTATTGAACCTCTCTATCTCGTGTGTAGACTCCCTAACCTGATGATTAAAATTGAGCTGGCTCTCTCCATCAGCTTTTCGTTTGGGACCCCCAGCTATAGTACGTAGGAGATGTATCCTCCAAATTCTAATGCTCCATTTTATACTAAgttagtataaattttgtactaagcaAGCACACTGTTTATGGCTCGAAAAGTAGGAGTTCCTATTTATATTAACTGTCCAAACTGTCCATGTTTTCGGCAAGAAATTAGAAAATCTGCCACTGTTCGCTCACTGTTCAGTGGGGCCGTTTGCAACTTCGTATAGAAAGAGAGGATCGACTCGTCAGTTGCTCGAAACTCGATAAGCCTAACGAACACTCGTTAGCTCGGCTCGTTTAAGCTCGTGCTCGTTTGCAAACGAGACGAGCTGAATTTTGTTTTCAACTCGATAGCACTAACGAGCCTAACGAACCGAGTACCGAGTTTCACGAGCTACTCTATAAGCTCGATAACAGAGCAGAGCGTCCAACTTCCATGTCAAGCCCATCTAATCTATTGGGCAGAATCCTCCCGTCCTCTCCTATTCCAAATATATTGTTAATCGATATAGTTTGGCTGCTCTTATACTTTTAAATTGTGATGTTTTATATTGTTTATTAAGTACTCAAGTTGTCTGAATTAAGTGCCAGACTGTTTGTGCGTCAGTGTGTGCCTAGTTGGTTTGCTATTTTGCTAAACAGTGTTGTGTTTATGCATTTGTGCAATTCTGCTAAAGGCTGATCTGCTCATATCCTATTATGCTTTGCTGCTGCATACTTATATAAATTATGAAAATGTGATTCACTACTGCTAACATGTTGTCATCTAACGAGCTTTAACCAGCGTTCGCAAGTttttaacgaaccgagccgaacTTGAGTTTTAACTCGTTAAGCATGACGAGTTTAACGCCTTGACGAGTCCAGCTGCTCGACAGTCCACCCCAAGTTCTCACCTCGAAAGGGCAGCGCTCAACCAAAAGCAGAATGCATTGCCGTTTATGCTGCTGTATCATGATTCATGAGACCGAGAGTTAGCAAAGGCAAAGCATTTCCTTCTCTGTTCTGCAACTTCGCAACAAACGAAGAAAAACAGCAGTACATCTGCTACAAAAAGGGTGAACGATACATGCGACTACTTAATTAAACTGATCAACCAATCCGAAACCTTTTCTACAGGTGCCATTAAAATTGTCACATGGTGAAAGAACAGCCACCCCCGCTCGATCTCCTTCCGTCCGTCTCGCATGTCCCGGCAGCTTACCCcaaaggggaaggggaggatcAAAACATGAGAAGCAATCAGTAATGCTCTCGTTTCGAGCCCTACTGTTTACTGAACCACCCGGCGAACTAGCCTGCTCTGCTCTCTGATCAGTCCTCAAAGCCGGTCTTCTTCCAGACCGCGTCGCGCACCCGGCTGAGGTCCCGCCCCTTGAGCGTCCTGCCGATCCCCTCGTGCACCGACATCGACGCCGCCCGGCTGCGCCACGCGAGCTCATGCGGCGGTATCATCACCTTGccgtagtcgtcgtcgtcgccgccgttgaCCTCCCACTCGCCCGCGCGGTAGTGATCTCTGTATTCCACCCCGAGAATCTTCTGCCAGTCCGGTATGCTCATCGGCAGCGACCCGCGCACGGCGGGGCGATCCAGCTGCGGGTTCTTCCTGCCGgaaccggcgccggcgcggacgAGGACGGGCTGCGGGATCgggcgagccgccgccgcccgggcgAGATCGGCGGGGCTGTAATCGGCCGCGGAGCCGAACGAGCCCCACACGTCGGACTCGTCGAACTcttccgccgcgccgccccgcgccgccgcggagcccCAGGTCGGCGCGAACATCCGGCCGTACCCGTGCTTCGCGGCCGCGGACCTCGCGCTCCCGGCCATGACGCGCGCTAGCTCTTTTGTATAGTTTGATCTCGATCTCCTTACCCCGACGCCTCAACAACCGATCTTTGCAGGGGAAGGGGGAGAGTACGAGTTGTGAGGAGAGCAATGGTTTTGGAGTTTGTGTGGTTTGGTGCCCAGGTTGAATTTTATAGGAGTTCTAGAGGAATGGAAGTCTGCTTTAGTGACTAGTCCAGTGGGTGGGTTCGGGTGAGCGAAGCCTGAAGAAGCAGATAAGGCTAGCTTTGAATGACGGTTATACCCTCGCGTGGTTTCAGTTTCCACTCCATTTACGGATCACGTTACAGCTGTGCACGATGCGGTTGCGCTTGCTTGGCTGCGTGCCCGCGTACAATTTGCCCGTGTACGACATGATAGCTTTACATATTTGCACGTACAATTTGCACTAGGCTGGTTCTCTGAACTTCCAGATTAGGTACTATCCACGTACAATTTGCACTGCACTGGTTCTCTGAACTTCCAGATTAGGTACTATCCACGTACAATTTGCACTGCACTGGTTCTCTGAACTTCCAGATTAGGTACTATCCACGTACAATTTGCACTGCACTGGTTCTCTGAACTACTATCCATCAAatttgtacttcctccgttcttaaatacttttcatggttttagtgcaaatttacactaaaaccacaacaaatatttagaaatggagagagtatatttTCTCCCTGTCCAAGGACATCTATAACCATATTAGGGGAGGATTTTTATAGTCCGCCCAACCCATCAACATCTGATCAACCGGGTAAGGCCCACTTTACTCCCTTCTCCTCTTGGCATTTCTCCACGCGAGTTTTTTTCCAAACGTCTAAGTAGATCGAGCGGTGGGGGAAGACTAGGGATCGGGTGAAAATATCACTCGATCGATTGACAATTCCCGCGACTCATTTTTATTTGGCGGAATCTTCAAAAAATTGCAATATGACTATTGTTGTGACAAATCCTATTCATGATTATACGGGATCCGATGAAATGCATGATGACGTGACGTAAGTGGTAATGGTAAAGTCGGGAGATAGTAATATGTGCAAGGGTATtatcggatttttttttctgtacgGACAAACTACGGATTTGAAAGAACAAAAACTATCTGATGTTGTCGTTTGCACACACAATGCCAACATGGTAGGTAACCCACATCGAGCCTACATGTACGTCTACGGAGGTGACACGTGGTGTTGGGCACATGAAGCGCGTCGAACTAGCAAATGACTAAGCTTAGATACCTCCGCCTATGAGTGGCTGCACATCAAACCACGATAGCCGTGAGCTCGTGTTTGTTGCTTTTTGGGTCATTTCTATAAGCTAGGAGTTGTATTATTTTTGTCTGCATTTTGTTTATCGTGTATTTGATTTTGTATGTGTTGAGATACGATAGATTCCTCTCATGGGCTACGCTACGTACCATATGTGGCACAAGCAAGTCAACATAAACATGAATCTCAACAAGCATGTGCCAACTACGTGCTATGAGTAAAGCCAACAAATACTAGTCAAAGGAGTTAACAAGTCAAGCTTCAGTTGAATGGTGAAGAGATCGTGAATTATGAAAATAAGAAGAATCGATGGCTAGGAGGAAAAATGACAAGTGGTGAAATAAGTCAAATGGTCAACCATGAACCACGAGTCAGCCTCCGGTCATTGTGCTATACAATAGGACCAAACATGTTAAAAGCATTGTTGTGTAGAGTTTGTCAAGTATACATATGGTAACTTCGGCTAACAAGGCTTCAACATGCAAAGCactaattaacaccttaaccATTGATCGTTGACGCCCTCTAAACTAACTTTGTTCTCGATGGTTCATTTAACTTACTTCACCTAGCTAGAGAAACATCAAACAACCGAAAAATGTCATCACTACCACACATGGTTACTATAAAGAAACATATGAAGTAGTTTTTTAATCTTATAAGACAAACTGAATTTGTAGTTACCGAAAAAACATCATACGTAATTATGATAGAAGACATTCACGTTATAGCTTAACAATTAATTATATGCAATAACCAAAAACGTTTAATATCCCCCGCAATGAACTCTTGGACAAAAACTCCATATATCCAAATGATACATATCTATCCGACTTAGCAACAACGCTTGCGGGAGGTCGTCTGCATACAACTTTTTTGGGACTATATACAGCACTGGTATTGCTATGGTGAGTAAGA contains:
- the LOC100822702 gene encoding uncharacterized protein LOC100822702 yields the protein MAGSARSAAAKHGYGRMFAPTWGSAAARGGAAEEFDESDVWGSFGSAADYSPADLARAAAARPIPQPVLVRAGAGSGRKNPQLDRPAVRGSLPMSIPDWQKILGVEYRDHYRAGEWEVNGGDDDDYGKVMIPPHELAWRSRAASMSVHEGIGRTLKGRDLSRVRDAVWKKTGFED